The Solea senegalensis isolate Sse05_10M linkage group LG14, IFAPA_SoseM_1, whole genome shotgun sequence genomic sequence tagtatatatatatatatatatatatagtgttgtATGTGTATGACTATCTGTCATGTCTCATTCAGTGTCCACACATTAcctttcctgtttttctgtgtgttctcGAGCCAGTAATTCACTGTTAGTTTACTGTTATTTATACATGTTATGTGATAAagtcacagtttgttttgtaagtCATATGTAAGTCATGTTTACTACGAGtcacaatgtttaaaatctaaaaacaaactaaacatatttGTAAAACCTTACACATCAGTCACTGAATTAGGCTTACTTGGTGTATACAATAACTAATCCATTCGGGTAATTTAGAGAGGGATGACCAAAGTTAAATTTTAACACCGTTTAGGAGCCTTTTATGCTGATGGGTGACAAATCTGTTGTCAGGGTGGGGTCAGATGTTGAGTCATGTAACTGAACAGACGGAAGCAAAATGACTCTCCTCTCTCGGACTTCAGCACAAGCCACGTGCTTAAAAAGCAGAATGGAtctatttccattttttttattattcagttcGATTTCTTCTCTTTACAATGATCTGTTTCTTTACTAGGGAGCGAGTGTGTGGATTCCTGACCCAGATGCAGTCTGGGTTTCAGCCCAGCTCCTCCAGGACTACACTCCTGGAGTGAAACATCTGCAGCTTCAGCTCTCTAATGGAaaggtgaaacacacacacacacacacacacacacacacagctgcaatgtcagttgaaacacaaactgaactTAATTTCCCCCTTTGATAGGAGGTTCATTGCGCAGTGGGCTCTCCCTCTGATCTCCCACCACTGGGGAATCCTGACATCCTGGAGGGGGAAAATGATCTCACAGCTCTCAGCTTCCTCCATGAGCCGGCTGTCCTGCACAACCTGCGGGTTCGGTTCCTGGACTACAGCAGCATTTACACCTACTGTGGTGAGTGCAGACAACAGAGGGAGATTTAATGAGATCCTGTGAATTGTCAGAAGGTTTTTGAGGTGTACGCTGGCAGCCTCTGTGTGCTTCTGTCGGCATGATTATAGCCCATAATGTCAACTTAACTATACTAGAGGTCAAAGGTTGACATTAAAGCAACTCCCTCACTGCCACTGGTTGAACATGTTACATATTTTCTGCTCACTAGATCATATCACAGGTTTTTTTACCCTCTCACTCACCATTTTGATAAAATGTACCTTTTAGTTTACTCGACATTTGGTCAGGTTAGGCCCTGAAACTTTATAAATTTCATTTCTCATTGATAAAAATCTGGTTTCTACTGACCTTGTCTTGCTGCAGTAATGTacgataaataaaatatttcattcataataattGTGAGTGCTTGGTTTGAGTTTGATAAAGCTGAGCCGAGTgtttttcatttggatttagattattattattattattagtttttgtaaATTACATCCACTATGAAGGTTGTGTATTTGGCcctgtttgtttctttgactGAACTGaatgagcagcataactcataAAGTAAATGACAGACTTAGAACAAATACTGTAGGTGAAGAAACGATTAGGGTCACGCCAACAGAATTAgagatttaaaaatatgaaataattaaattgtGTAAACCTTGTGAGAATAGAGAATGTATTGACACTGTGAGACACTCAGTAGCCTATAGGCAGAAGTTTGCACTCTCCAAGTGCTTTCTCCCATTTTACCTGTGCAATATTCCAGTGTTTtaagaaacaaatattattatactAAAGACTGTAGCATGTAGTAGCGATTAGCAGTGGTACCACACAGTACGAGGCTTCTTGGTCAGAATCTCAGGTCAACCAGGGCcctttttttgtggtgtttgcaTTTTCATGTTTCATATTCATAGTCTGCATTAGTTTTCTCCGATTACTTCAGCGTCCTTCCGCATTTCAAAGACATGCAGACTGCAGTTAGGTTAATCGAAGACATAAACTGACATATCCTGACTCTGGCCTAATCTCTGCTGGGATTGACCTCTGACGTGGCCCTCAAAGAATgtaggatggatggatggatgtttcaATATATGCCCCCAATATAATTCTCTCCTGTTATTCCAGGTATTGTTTTAGTGGCCATCAACCCCTACGACCAGCTCCACATATATGGCGAGGAGGTGATCGACGCCTACAGTGGTCAGGACATGGCTGAAATGGAACCTCACATCTTCTCAGTGGCAGAGGAAGCTTACCGCACTATGACCAGGTCAGAGTTCATGGAACAGAGGTCAGGTGTTTGCTGACAGTTGCACTGTAATGTTAACATTTCATTCACTGTCTCGTTGTtggcagagaggagaagaaccAGTCCATCATCATCAGTGGAGAGTCCGGCTCGGGTAAAACTGTCTCTGCCAAATTCACCATGCGATACTTTGCTGTGGTCGGAGGAGCAGCACAGCAGACCAGTGTGGAGGAGAGAGTTCTCGCTTCAAACCCCATCATGGAGGTGAGTTTGTCTTACTCTCgctcattattcattcataaatacaTTCCTatagtttttcttaatttttttcctCAACAAAATTCCTAAAAAATCTCCTCAGAGTCTGTACCatagaatgtatttattttaaaatatcataATGCTTTTTAAAACACGTTATAAATGATAACATGTTATCATCAATCAAATCCTATAACATTATACAGTTGTAAAAATTGTTATATTCCTCAAACACGTCAGCAGTGAAATGTGTGTAACTGTTTGTAGATTCTTTTTCACATAAGAATAAATCCTAGGTAAGAAAACATTcatgaattcattaaaaaaacagtatttttaggGGGAAATGTGTTGGTGAATGATGTCCAGTATTAATAATAGTTTTATAACCTTGTTTACAGTCTATTGGGAACGCTAAAACTACCCGAAATGACAACAGCAGTCGTTTTGGGAAATACATTGAGATTGGCTTTGGCAGAAAGGGCGACATCATTGGAGCAAAAATGAGGACATACCTTCTCGAGAAGTCAAGAGTTGTCTTCCaggtaaacaaagacagaactGACCATACAAACACATCCATTGTTGAAAGATTTCCACAAACGTCATATTCTTATtcttgtatatatgtatttgtgtgtacatAAGGCCTCATCAGAGAGAAACTACCATATCTTCTATCAGCTGTGTGCCTCCAGAGAGCTTCCTGAGATGAGAGCACTCAAACTGGGTAAGACTTTATCACACTAGACACATGGACACCCCCCACTGAggccccaccccccccaccaaAAACTAATGTTAACACCATATGCATCCACTCCAGAGTTCATAATGTacagcagtgattcccaaactcTAGGGTTTGAGCAAAAGAGCCGGGGAGTCgaataaaacagaacattttatcCCTGCCACTGGTTGTGTTATATTTCGGCCTCCAACTACGACTTAGCAGCAGGCTTTGGGCCATTTGactattttctcctttttttattactttcacTAGACAAACAAAAGTGTAGTAAATCATAtagcattgtttttttattttatattttatataacaaAGAATCTTTTTGTTATAATAgtattttttggggaaaaactgCATCAGGATACGTATGAAATCACCAGATTATTGTCAGAGCACAGTCTTTTTGCCAGCAGCATCAAGGATGgatattatttatatgtacttaaCTTTCATCGGCAGCATTATCCTCTATGAGAGTTTGTATTTTTCCactgtttaattaaaagaaagtgcagcctgaggagcagctgcagaattgacctcttttttaaaatgactttgatttatttacgTTACTGCCTGTTATGGAACCTGTTGTGAGTCTTTAGTTAagtttggatttaaataaatcatgatGTGTCACACACGCTGAGGGCACTGAGACGGGTTTCCTCCCTTGTCCAGATGCACCTGAGCATTTCTACTACACCAACCAGGGAGGAGAGATGCTGATACCTGGCACTGATGATGCGTCAGACCTGGAGCGCACTCGCAATGCTTTTACCATTCTGGGTACTTgaattcacacaaacactttatgTCAATTTCATACATTTGAGGAtgcaatgagtgtgtgtctttattatgGACATAAAACAAACCTGCTTAGTTATGTTTATTGAAACCTGCAGGTGTGCAGCCTGACCAGCAGATGGAGCTTTTCAGGATCCTTTCAGCTGTTCTTCACTTGGGAAATGTCAACATCCAATCCAGTGGGAGAAACTCAGATAAGAGTTACATTGATGTAAGGAAGTTATTCATAGTGTACTAATatgtgctgtttattttcataacaGTCAGTATAATGACCTGCTTGGAGAAACTAGAACCTTTCCtgggttttcttgtttttgttttttttatcaacctCTTGCtgcaattattttattgttgctcTGAGATTTTCTGtgggttatttattttgtgtacatTTCGGGTTGTCGTTGTAATTATGgggcagtttttatttttttgttttttatttgaagcacTTTGTAATAGTCATGTAGAAAAGTGCTCTGTAGATTATAGTTAAGCACTTTGAGCCACATGTTACAGACAGTCATAACTGAGCTTTTTGCCTCTCTTTTCTCAGACAGGTGACCGCTCTCTGGCTGTCTTTTCCAAACTACTTGGAGTTGAAGGACCACAGATGGCTCACTGGCTGTGTCACCGCAGATTGGCAGTAGGGGGAGAGATGCTGGTCAAACCCAGGTCTGGGCAGCAGGCTGTAGAGGCCAGAGATGCTCTGGCTAAACACATCTATGGTCAGTTGTTTTCGTGGACTGTGCACAGGCTCAACTCTGCACTCCGCTCCCAGAGTGGAAAGACAAAATCCTTTATTGGGGTGCTGGATATTTATGGGTGAGTGTCatggcacagcacagcacagcacaggttTGCAGTGTCTAGTTGAAAtctgacttttctctctcttggaGCAGATTTGAGACCTTTGATCGGAACAGTTTTGAGCAGTTCTGTataaattatgcaaatgaaaagCTCCAGCAGCAGTTCAACAGGGTGAGTTACAATGAGGACGTGTCCTGTCCACTGTCCTTTTGTCCCTCAAGTGCCAGCAGCAaaactgttgttattgttaataatatGTCACTGTCTTTTAAACTCACCCTGTCGCTTATTGCAACTAACTCCTGTAAACTGAATTCACCGGTAGCGATGCCAACACAGATGAAATATGCATCATCTTATTATCTTCTCCACACGTTGTTCACTCTTTTTTACATGTTCTTGTATGGACGTCTGTTTCAGTAGCTCAGCGGTGAATCACCACAGCTGCTCAAACATACTCGAGCTAAATGatcttgtgtttgtctgcagcatGTGTTCCACTTGGAGCAGGAGGAGTATATACGAGAGGAACTGGCCTGGAGCAGGATTGAGTTCAGTGACAATCAGCCGTGCATCAACCTCATAGAAGGACAACTGGGGCTGTTAGATCTGTTAGATGAAGAATGCAGGGTCAGTCAtgctttctctcctttttttcttttttaactgtaTCTTTCCATGTTTTCGGGGGAAACTGCACGCAACTATTAGAACTATTAGGAACCTACTCTGTCATATTAAATATTCAATGATATTTAATGCTACATGCCTTGATTATGCTCTTCAGTGGTAGTTTAGCGCTCTCTCTCAGCAGCGATACTGGCTATGCATAGTTTGTGTAAGAAATCCAGAaatccattttaaatgtgaaagtaaaaacacaaatatccaACCCACCACACACCAACAAGACCAACACATTATGTGCAGACATGTCATTCTTCCACATACAatatttgtatttctctgtGTTCATTAGATCCTCCTGTTTGTTGGCTGATTATTATATAAATCTTGAGTTTTACTTTAGAGAcggagcttttattttgtagctgattttattttccaaatttgGGAGAGACAGCAGAATTTTCAGTTAAGGTTGAGTtctaaaatgaagtaaaataagcattaaaatgcatgtgtttgtgtcttgtaAACCAATGATGGTGAggcataaatgaaaaataaatagttaacagaaaaaaaacatcatatgcTAAAATGCAGAACAGAAATCTGAAAGCCATTAGTTCGACCCTATAGTAGTGATCATATGTTGTGACTGTGACATGTTTGTAATCAGATGCCTAAAGGCTCAGCTGAGAGCTGGGTGCAAAAGCTGTACGACCAGCACCTGAGCAGCAGACCTCACCCTCACTTCCAGAAACCTCGCATGTCAAACACGGCTTTCATCATTCTGCACTTTGCTGACACGGTGAGTGATGGAGTTATTCCATTTACTCTGTTCATCCGCCGGTCACTGCAGGTTCTTCTGTCTTTCTAAGTCATGACTGCAATTCGTGACTCTTGTGTTTGTTCAGGTTCAGTATGAATGTGATGGCTTTTTAGACAAGAATCGAGACACAGTCTTTGAGGAGCTCGTCAACATTCTGAAAGCAAGTCAGGTATGAGACACCTTAATACGGCCTATCGAAGATTCATTCAATTCCCATCAATAGAAAtaaccacctgtgtgtgtgtgtgtgtgtgtgtgtcagtctgagCTTGTGGCTGAGttgtttcagcagcaggagaatgCGACATCTGCTGTGGCCAATGGAAGCGTTCGCTCAGGGAAAAGATCCACCAGAGAACACAAACTCACCGTGGGCTTCCAGGTGAGCTGTTCACCatcttcatgttttattcactcGCTCTGGTTCACGTCCCTTGTACTGCATCGTGGTTGAGTTATGAGTTTTATATCGATTACACTTGGCTCTGGTTTGTTCCTGTCAGTTCCGTCAGTCCTTACAGATGCTGATGGACACCCTGAACAGCACCACTCCTCACTATGTCCGCTGCATTAAACCCAATGATCTCAAACAGCCATTTTTGTGAGTCCTTGTCCTCACTCTTGAGTCTGTTCACTTTTTACTTTGTGCTAATCATCTTCTCCGTCTCTGTCAGATTTGACCCCAAGAGGATAGTCCAACAGCTGAGAGCGTGTGGAGTGTTGGAGACTATTCGTATCAGTGCTGCAGGTTTTCCATCCAGGTCCTGAGCCCTTACTTCCCAACATAGAGAAgagaataaaacattcattttattgaGGTTGCAACCAGAGTGTAACTGCACACTCACTGAACTGCAGAGGAGAATTGAAAGAGGCTCAAGTCTTACTACTTAAGACAAGTCAGTGATCCATCAAAGAGGTTTTGAAGCtgttattttaatatgtaaaatgttaaaaaaggaGGATATGAGCAGTTGCAGTTCCTCTTGATGGCAAGAGGTTTTGCGTTTACCTTGGATAAATTAAAGTCTTAGATACAGATGTTACAGACCCATAAATAATCCACAAAAGTGATTTTAATATGGGTGAAGCCGTCTCAAGTCACAGATCTCTTCATCATACGCCCACATGAAAACACGAAATGGGGAGAGAATAAAGTGGTATAAATGCTCTTCAAGATGATGCATCCAACgccttattcatttatttttatcagctTACAAGGGCAGGCATATTAGACTCGTCCATTTGGGCTGATGTAACGTTGTGCTGCAAGAtagcagcctctgtaaagcaagtccaaccaaacaattttattttaaagtgattattatacacttatatacacactgtataggTTATATGTTAAATGTTGATCTTTTACAGAACTTTTAAGTTAATTCAGttctttaacatttaaaatctgtgtttgcAGGTGGACATATGAGGAATTCTTCAGCAGGTACCGTGTTCTTCTCCGAGGGTCTCAGAGTCAACAAGAGGCCCAGGCCTTGTGCAGAGGGACTCTGCCTCAGGTCATCACCGACCCGGACCAGTACTGCTTTGGGAAAACTAAAGTATTTTTCAGAGCCGGTCAGGTGGCTCTCCTAGAGAGACTGAGAGGCGAGAGGCTACATGTGGCTGCAGTGAGCATCCAGAGCCGGGTCAGAGGATGGCTGTCACGGATCAGATACAACAAAATCCTCCGGGCAACTGTCACCATACAGAGATACAGCAGAGGAGCTTTGGCCAGACGGTGAGGGAAGAAATACAGAACTAAGCAAAAGTCTCAGGTCACCaccagctttttttgtttttatgtctgtcaaattctctgatcattggcatttggagtGGAATGATATGATTTAAAGTTGGTCTTTTATATTAGCAGGTTGTCAGCGAGTTAAAGTCaaacaacatgtgtttgttaTGCTTAGGCATGAcgtgaataaacctggtgtaatagaccttATTTACAGCAGATAGTAGGACAAACATAGGTGttactaatattattaattaagaGCCAGGGTCGTGCTATTGTTTAAGTGTCGGTCACACTAAATGCTCGACATTTGAATCTGTAGaagctgctttttatttttttggatgtACTCCATAAGTGATTGATAAATATTTATACTCCAAGATCATTATAGCTTTGAAacagcttttacttttacacagtatttgtaaaaagaaattatGCAGCATTATTTGTATGAtgtcaaacaatactatcagacctgactgatggAACGATTGcatgtgtacagcagcagcgcaggggcgggtggggacaaGGCGCGTTTATCCCGTCAAAGTGCTGCATGACTGTGTtttctgagcagtagaattcaccactaaaacttttcatgggcacatgtgttttcattcatacttGGTAGCTgcctcactttactagcgcaatgttgctgtttcctgtgtcctgacattaaaataatataattagaAACACAGACTGTTATGTGGAGATGATTTGTCTTTATCGGCCTTATGTGGCATGAATCTAAACTACATTTTGCTACACACTACAGTTTAATTCAATACTATTTGTCTCTTTGCAGACTGGCCCTGACCGTGCGCTACACCAAGGCTGCATTAGTGATCCAGAAGACCTTCCGCATGGTGATGGTCAGACAGTTGTTCCTCTTGATTCGTCAGGCAACTATCACCATCCAGGCCTTCACTCGGGGAACACTGGCGCGTTGCAGATGCAGACTGGTACCACCATGTGCTTTTTATGGTTATTATAAGATACAGAGCTATAAGCTGAACTGATGAAAAGGTTAAACACTATTCTCTTCTCCCCAGCTGGTGGCAGAGCGTTGTGCAGTGTTGCTTCAGGCAAGAGTGCGTGGCTGGTTGGCGAGGAAGGAATACGTGCGAGTGCGTGCGGCCGTGGTTTTCATGCAGTGCTGCGTGCGCCGCAGAGCTGCCAGGAAACAACTGCTGAAACTAAAGACAGAGGCTCGCTCAGTGGAGAAATACAGGGAGCTCAACAAGGGCATGGAAGTGAAACTGATGCAGCTGCAGTTACGAGCAGATCAGGCGGTGGGTGAAGGACCTCAGAGGTGTGTGACCCTGTGTTTGAATCCTtagcatctgtgtttttatgtgtccaGGTCAGAGAGAGCGCTGCTTTGAGAGAGAACCAGTGTGCAGAGCGAGTGGCCTTCAATGCTGAGCTGGAGGCTCTGAGGGTGAAGATTCAGAAACTGGAGAGTCAAAAACACGAGCAATCCCAGCCATGCTCAGACATCAatgagaaggaagaggagaaaaggaggagagctGAGGAAAAAGCTGGGCAGGAGATTCTTCAACTCACACAAGTAGGCCAAGAACGAGAGATCTTTATAAGACCGATCAATAATTTCTTTAGGCTGATTCACAGAAGGATTTTTTGTCTGCACTGCacttatattttaaataatgaattgaactaaataa encodes the following:
- the si:dkey-110c1.10 gene encoding unconventional myosin-Va, with translation MATLELYSKGASVWIPDPDAVWVSAQLLQDYTPGVKHLQLQLSNGKEVHCAVGSPSDLPPLGNPDILEGENDLTALSFLHEPAVLHNLRVRFLDYSSIYTYCGIVLVAINPYDQLHIYGEEVIDAYSGQDMAEMEPHIFSVAEEAYRTMTREEKNQSIIISGESGSGKTVSAKFTMRYFAVVGGAAQQTSVEERVLASNPIMESIGNAKTTRNDNSSRFGKYIEIGFGRKGDIIGAKMRTYLLEKSRVVFQASSERNYHIFYQLCASRELPEMRALKLDAPEHFYYTNQGGEMLIPGTDDASDLERTRNAFTILGVQPDQQMELFRILSAVLHLGNVNIQSSGRNSDKSYIDTGDRSLAVFSKLLGVEGPQMAHWLCHRRLAVGGEMLVKPRSGQQAVEARDALAKHIYGQLFSWTVHRLNSALRSQSGKTKSFIGVLDIYGFETFDRNSFEQFCINYANEKLQQQFNRHVFHLEQEEYIREELAWSRIEFSDNQPCINLIEGQLGLLDLLDEECRMPKGSAESWVQKLYDQHLSSRPHPHFQKPRMSNTAFIILHFADTVQYECDGFLDKNRDTVFEELVNILKASQSELVAELFQQQENATSAVANGSVRSGKRSTREHKLTVGFQFRQSLQMLMDTLNSTTPHYVRCIKPNDLKQPFLFDPKRIVQQLRACGVLETIRISAAGFPSRWTYEEFFSRYRVLLRGSQSQQEAQALCRGTLPQVITDPDQYCFGKTKVFFRAGQVALLERLRGERLHVAAVSIQSRVRGWLSRIRYNKILRATVTIQRYSRGALARRLALTVRYTKAALVIQKTFRMVMVRQLFLLIRQATITIQAFTRGTLARCRCRLLVAERCAVLLQARVRGWLARKEYVRVRAAVVFMQCCVRRRAARKQLLKLKTEARSVEKYRELNKGMEVKLMQLQLRADQAVRESAALRENQCAERVAFNAELEALRVKIQKLESQKHEQSQPCSDINEKEEEKRRRAEEKAGQEILQLTQELQTLQKEKDSFHKEREELSAQLLEQEKAQEECVNQAVTQASAALTAALDEERRRYQCLLREYTRLEQRYDNLREMSLLTKNPKGHTRTDSSQSLCPEPLSPSPSMLSLQSLTPLSLSPVPSALPSPEEVRRASVTSPRFVRSFSVGSQETPMDQLMEKMNVSKDPTVKMRGEDLAHAYDAVRVANKFLESQLRKQRSQCEEETEALRNQLTQAVSASSSTAQQQSQQELLEAREQECVRLRRELKELRSTSSLRQLLTQTLIPDVQSLSSSLSSSRPKAAAVSGLLECRRRDETKLIKNLITDIRVDSALTLPPGLPASVLFLCVRQADCSRDQSQVHLLCSAAVTAMKAALKKHGNNVDMTALWLKNACVMHDLLTQHSQTLDSDKVIPLTTDLSDPIHTLSNLRIQAYQQLLSITETRLQNVIVPALLESETIPGLSGSAVKLASSRRRSGSDPRTLAGVAHTMTLMLRELETLYSTMSCQALPSTLMGQAFHQLTYFISASGLNNLLLRKDMCCWSRGMQIRYQYTPTNVSL